A window from Nitrospira sp. ND1 encodes these proteins:
- a CDS encoding inorganic pyrophosphatase: MSKKEIDAARRLMSLMFKAHPWHGVSMGDHAPDLVTAYIEIVPTDTVKYEVDKASGFLKVDRPQRFSNYCPSYYGLIPQTYCGERVAELFGARAGRPDMIGDGDPLDICVLTEKTIPHSDILLTARPIGGFSMADGGEADDKIIAVMRDDAVYGSFTDLKECPAALLDRLHHYFLTYKHAPGSTQHKVEITSIYGRDEAMKVIHASHDDYKQKFPELEFMWPASMNS; this comes from the coding sequence ATGAGCAAGAAGGAAATCGATGCAGCGCGGCGACTGATGAGCCTGATGTTCAAGGCGCATCCGTGGCACGGAGTGTCCATGGGCGACCATGCGCCTGACTTGGTGACGGCCTATATCGAAATTGTGCCGACCGATACGGTCAAATATGAGGTGGACAAGGCCAGCGGGTTTCTCAAGGTCGACCGTCCGCAGCGATTTTCCAACTACTGCCCGTCCTATTACGGGCTGATTCCGCAAACCTATTGCGGCGAGCGGGTAGCGGAACTGTTCGGCGCGCGGGCGGGCCGGCCGGACATGATCGGAGACGGCGATCCGCTCGATATCTGCGTGTTGACCGAGAAGACGATTCCGCACAGCGATATTCTGTTGACGGCTCGGCCCATCGGCGGATTCAGCATGGCAGACGGCGGCGAGGCAGACGACAAGATCATCGCGGTCATGCGGGACGACGCCGTCTACGGGTCGTTTACCGATCTCAAAGAATGTCCGGCGGCACTCCTGGATCGGCTCCACCATTATTTTCTGACCTACAAGCACGCGCCGGGATCGACGCAGCACAAGGTCGAGATCACGAGCATCTACGGCCGCGATGAGGCCATGAAAGTCATTCACGCCAGTCACGACGACTACAAACAGAAATTCCCCGAGTTAGAATTCATGTGGCCCGCCAGCATGAACAGCTAG
- a CDS encoding DEAD/DEAH box helicase: MKHTTTHSQTEPTAKGFSPGFAALGLEASLLTTLEALGYEEPTPIQREAIPPLLEGRDLLGQAATGTGKTAAFALPLLQRIAHGPRQRPTALVLVPTRELAVQVSEAVQRYGKELRIGVLALYGGQAMGPQLQALRRGVEVIVATPGRALDHLRRKTLKLADLQVVVLDEADEMLDMGFADDLDAILEQTPASKQTALFSATMPPRIASIARRHLKNPVDVTIAREPVKAGAAPRVQQTAYVVARQHKVSALARVLDIATPKSALVFCRTRLEVDEVTAALNGRGYRAEAIHGGMSQVQRDRVMQAFRSGQTELLVATDVAARGLDIPSVSHVINYDLPSSLEVYVHRIGRTGRAGREGAAMTIIEPREQRLLRAVEQHTKAKITVAAVPSLGDLLAKRLERTKASIQETLEAGELEDFRRVVEALSASAEPADIAAAAIKLVYRSHGGERAEEEIPAVSTRAPEPYRPSRSSYGSAPQPGDRARAPRGGPSRGGRAAGTVRVYVGAGRAAGIRPGDLVGAIANEAGVPSRMIGAIEVEERFSLVDVQEEAARQIIEALGRTRIKGQKVAVRLFRD; encoded by the coding sequence ATGAAACACACCACGACGCATTCGCAGACAGAGCCGACGGCCAAGGGATTCTCTCCCGGTTTTGCCGCGCTCGGATTAGAAGCCTCGCTGTTGACCACCCTGGAAGCCTTGGGCTACGAAGAGCCCACCCCGATTCAGCGCGAAGCCATCCCTCCGCTTCTGGAGGGACGCGACCTGCTGGGGCAGGCCGCCACGGGAACCGGAAAGACAGCGGCGTTTGCGTTGCCGCTCCTGCAGCGGATCGCCCATGGGCCACGGCAGCGGCCCACGGCATTGGTGCTGGTACCGACCAGGGAACTCGCCGTGCAGGTGAGTGAGGCGGTGCAGCGGTACGGGAAGGAGCTGCGGATCGGGGTGCTCGCCCTGTACGGCGGTCAGGCGATGGGACCGCAACTGCAGGCGCTCCGGCGCGGGGTTGAAGTCATCGTGGCGACGCCGGGCCGGGCCTTGGATCACCTCCGCCGCAAGACCTTGAAGCTGGCCGATCTCCAAGTGGTGGTGCTCGATGAGGCGGACGAAATGCTCGACATGGGCTTCGCCGACGACCTCGATGCCATTCTCGAACAAACTCCGGCCAGCAAGCAGACCGCGTTGTTCTCGGCGACAATGCCGCCGCGGATTGCGTCCATCGCCCGCCGGCATTTGAAGAATCCGGTGGATGTGACGATCGCCCGTGAGCCGGTGAAGGCAGGCGCCGCGCCGCGCGTGCAGCAGACCGCCTATGTGGTGGCGCGACAGCATAAGGTGTCCGCGCTGGCCCGCGTGTTGGATATTGCGACGCCCAAATCGGCACTCGTGTTTTGCCGGACGCGGTTGGAAGTGGATGAAGTGACGGCGGCGCTGAACGGTCGGGGTTATCGTGCCGAGGCCATTCATGGCGGCATGAGCCAGGTGCAGCGGGATCGCGTGATGCAGGCGTTTCGCTCAGGACAAACCGAACTCCTCGTGGCGACCGACGTGGCCGCGCGCGGGTTGGATATTCCATCCGTCTCCCACGTGATTAATTACGACCTGCCCTCGTCGTTGGAAGTCTATGTCCATCGGATCGGGCGAACGGGCCGGGCGGGGCGCGAAGGCGCGGCGATGACTATCATCGAGCCGCGTGAACAGCGGTTGTTGCGCGCGGTCGAACAGCATACCAAAGCGAAAATTACGGTCGCTGCTGTGCCATCCCTGGGTGATCTGTTGGCCAAACGGCTGGAGCGGACCAAGGCCTCCATTCAAGAAACCTTGGAGGCCGGCGAGCTCGAAGATTTTCGTCGTGTCGTGGAAGCGCTGTCGGCGTCGGCAGAGCCGGCGGATATCGCGGCGGCGGCCATCAAGCTGGTCTACCGGTCCCATGGCGGTGAACGGGCGGAAGAAGAAATCCCGGCAGTCTCGACCAGGGCGCCGGAGCCCTACCGGCCGTCGCGTTCTTCGTACGGTTCGGCTCCTCAGCCCGGGGATCGCGCGCGTGCGCCCCGCGGTGGTCCGAGTCGCGGTGGTCGGGCAGCCGGAACCGTGCGGGTCTATGTCGGGGCGGGGCGGGCGGCAGGTATCAGGCCTGGCGATCTCGTCGGTGCCATCGCCAATGAAGCGGGCGTGCCGTCGCGTATGATCGGGGCGATCGAAGTCGAGGAACGATTTTCCCTGGTGGATGTGCAGGAAGAGGCGGCCCGGCAGATTATCGAGGCCCTGGGGCGGACGCGCATCAAGGGGCAAAAAGTCGCCGTGAGATTGTTCAGAGATTGA
- a CDS encoding DEAD/DEAH box helicase: protein MAVTLAPWKAVLRDWQARAVADVLAQPREDYLVTATPAAGKTRFALRIAHQYLADRAASRVLVICPTNHLRTQWASAAGQVGIQLDPALSNEQACEARDYHGAVVTYQQVCLAPEVFRRACRSRKTLVILDELHHAGDGKDWGKALRESFGEAVFRLALSGTPFRSDNNPIPFVRYEQGESQADFTYGYSHSIRDGVCRPILFPSYEGELTWLSDGREHRATFEDGLTFERQRERLKTALLQETWLGPVLSDAHAELQRLRKQEQADAGGLIVTMNQDHARQVADLVLKLTGTRALVAVSDDPSASKTIETFAHHKQQQWLVAVNMVSEGVDIPRLRVGVYATNVLTEMYFRQVVGRFVRMQDKVPKPQRAWLYLPKDATLVHYAKRIKVERDHVLEEIMPAVQRTLFGTAATSLKEYIPLNGVARLDALIGADEGDSAGDGKGQPEPAVALHDQKNTLRDKHRSLVGAVARKCGMDHRQLNAELIKRTGGRVDQATIPQLERRIALLEKWRDSGFDKKR from the coding sequence ATGGCGGTGACGCTCGCACCATGGAAAGCCGTGCTGCGGGACTGGCAGGCGAGGGCGGTCGCCGATGTGTTGGCGCAGCCGCGCGAGGACTACCTCGTCACCGCGACGCCTGCGGCCGGGAAAACACGCTTCGCGCTCCGGATCGCCCATCAGTATCTCGCCGATCGGGCCGCAAGTCGTGTCCTGGTGATCTGCCCGACGAATCATCTTCGAACGCAGTGGGCTTCCGCGGCGGGGCAGGTCGGCATTCAGCTCGATCCGGCGCTCTCGAATGAGCAGGCCTGCGAGGCGCGTGACTATCACGGCGCGGTTGTGACCTATCAGCAAGTCTGTCTGGCGCCGGAAGTGTTCCGGCGCGCCTGCCGCAGTCGCAAAACTCTCGTCATCCTCGATGAGTTGCACCATGCCGGTGACGGTAAGGATTGGGGCAAAGCGCTGCGCGAATCCTTCGGCGAAGCGGTCTTTCGTCTGGCGCTGTCCGGCACTCCCTTCCGCTCGGATAATAACCCGATTCCCTTCGTGCGATATGAGCAGGGCGAAAGCCAGGCGGATTTCACCTATGGGTATTCGCATTCGATTCGTGACGGGGTCTGTCGCCCGATTCTGTTCCCGAGTTACGAAGGCGAACTGACCTGGTTGTCGGACGGGCGTGAGCATCGGGCCACCTTCGAAGACGGGTTAACCTTCGAACGCCAGCGGGAACGGCTCAAGACCGCGTTGCTTCAGGAGACATGGCTGGGCCCGGTCTTGAGCGACGCCCATGCCGAGTTGCAGCGGTTGCGCAAGCAGGAACAGGCGGATGCGGGCGGGTTGATCGTGACCATGAATCAGGACCATGCGCGGCAGGTGGCGGACCTGGTTCTGAAGCTCACGGGCACACGCGCGCTCGTAGCGGTGTCCGACGATCCATCCGCCTCGAAGACCATCGAAACCTTTGCGCATCACAAGCAGCAACAGTGGCTGGTGGCGGTGAATATGGTGAGCGAAGGCGTCGATATTCCTCGCCTGCGGGTCGGTGTGTATGCGACCAACGTGTTGACCGAGATGTATTTCCGCCAGGTCGTCGGGCGGTTTGTGCGGATGCAGGATAAGGTGCCGAAACCGCAACGGGCCTGGCTCTATCTGCCGAAGGATGCCACGCTGGTGCATTATGCCAAGCGCATCAAGGTCGAGCGCGATCACGTCCTCGAAGAGATCATGCCGGCGGTGCAACGGACACTCTTCGGCACGGCGGCCACCTCGCTCAAGGAGTACATTCCCCTCAACGGCGTGGCCAGGCTCGATGCCTTGATCGGTGCGGACGAGGGTGATTCGGCGGGTGACGGCAAGGGGCAGCCGGAACCGGCGGTCGCGTTGCATGACCAGAAAAACACCTTGCGGGACAAACATCGCTCTCTGGTCGGGGCGGTGGCGCGGAAGTGCGGGATGGATCATCGGCAGCTGAATGCGGAGTTGATCAAGCGGACAGGCGGCCGGGTCGATCAGGCGACCATCCCGCAACTGGAGCGACGGATCGCCCTGCTGGAAAAGTGGCGTGATTCCGGCTTCGACAAGAAGCGCTGA
- a CDS encoding ATP-binding protein — MAGKQVARRTSAVAKKITKQAVKKSGTKKAAPARRAKTPRAKRPSVAVVVLSGSTPLRRNKAAELVAEELQLDLAKVNLASVVSRQVGETEKNINRVFDEAERSGSILFFDGADALFGTGRAGKAGTSHSTAAGAAHLLQRIEDHNGLVILTTNGKSRIDQALSRQAKVSVMVGIKKKPKKKTA; from the coding sequence ATGGCTGGGAAACAAGTGGCGCGCCGGACGAGTGCGGTCGCCAAGAAGATCACGAAGCAGGCGGTGAAAAAATCAGGAACGAAAAAAGCGGCGCCTGCGCGCCGCGCAAAGACGCCTCGCGCCAAGCGGCCGTCCGTGGCGGTGGTGGTGCTGTCCGGTTCCACTCCGCTTCGCCGGAACAAGGCGGCGGAGTTGGTGGCGGAAGAACTGCAATTGGATCTGGCAAAGGTGAACCTGGCTTCGGTGGTCAGCCGTCAGGTCGGTGAGACGGAGAAGAACATCAACAGGGTGTTCGATGAGGCGGAACGGAGCGGATCGATTCTCTTCTTCGACGGCGCGGATGCGCTGTTCGGCACGGGCCGGGCGGGCAAGGCGGGCACCAGTCACTCGACCGCTGCCGGGGCGGCCCATCTGCTACAACGCATCGAGGATCATAACGGCCTGGTCATTCTCACGACCAACGGGAAAAGCCGGATCGATCAAGCCTTGTCGCGGCAAGCGAAGGTGTCCGTGATGGTGGGCATCAAGAAGAAGCCAAAGAAGAAGACGGCCTGA
- a CDS encoding peptide chain release factor 3, with amino-acid sequence MSLPVEKSAADELRREVLRRRTFAIISHPDAGKTTLTEKLLLYAGAVHLAGAVQARSSQRQAKSDWMELEQARGISITSTMLQFDYQGARVNLLDTPGHQDFSEDTYRTLMAVDSAVMVLDGAKGIEPQTKKLFAVCRKRGIPILTFINKMDQPGRHPFDLLDEIERTLGMTAVPFNWPIGEGSGFQGLYDFQHRQVLFFQRTAHNQRRAPMTVEAFPNPKLAETLGDAYGPLQEEIGLLTGAGTSFDRDRFLAGELTPVFFGSALTNFGVGPFLDAFTKLAPPPGPRQTAQGLIQPTDEAFSGFVFKIQANMDPQHRDRMAFLRICSGRFEKDMMVHHARLGRKIRMTRPHRLFGRDRETIDEAYPGDVVGLVNPGLFTIGDTLTSDPALTFDPIPHFAPECFGLLRTQDISKHKQFQKGLKQLEEEGVMQIFYSPDHVRREPVLAAVGELQFDVVMSRLENEYGVKTSVERLPHALARWIVGDPATISAVYWPSDTIRLVDQQGRGVMLFTTEHLLAYCIKSNPSIKFLLREEVEQTSAQ; translated from the coding sequence ATGTCCCTGCCGGTTGAGAAATCCGCGGCCGATGAATTGCGGCGCGAAGTGCTGCGACGGCGCACGTTTGCGATCATTTCCCATCCGGACGCCGGAAAAACCACCTTGACCGAAAAGCTGCTGCTCTATGCCGGCGCGGTGCACCTGGCCGGCGCGGTGCAAGCGCGCTCCAGCCAGCGTCAAGCCAAGTCCGACTGGATGGAATTGGAGCAGGCGCGCGGCATTTCGATTACCTCCACCATGCTGCAGTTCGACTATCAGGGCGCGCGGGTCAACCTGCTCGACACGCCAGGCCACCAGGACTTCAGCGAAGACACATATCGCACACTCATGGCCGTGGACAGCGCCGTCATGGTGCTGGACGGCGCCAAAGGTATCGAGCCGCAGACCAAGAAACTCTTCGCCGTCTGCCGCAAGCGTGGCATCCCGATCCTGACCTTCATCAACAAGATGGACCAGCCGGGACGCCATCCATTCGACCTGCTGGATGAAATCGAGCGAACCCTAGGGATGACGGCGGTGCCCTTCAATTGGCCGATCGGCGAAGGGTCAGGCTTTCAAGGCCTGTACGATTTCCAACACCGCCAGGTGCTGTTCTTCCAGCGTACGGCACACAATCAACGGCGCGCGCCGATGACGGTCGAGGCCTTTCCGAATCCGAAACTGGCGGAAACCCTCGGCGATGCCTACGGGCCCCTGCAGGAAGAGATCGGACTGTTGACGGGGGCAGGCACATCCTTCGATCGCGACCGGTTCCTCGCGGGTGAACTGACGCCGGTCTTCTTCGGCAGCGCGTTGACCAACTTCGGCGTCGGGCCGTTCCTGGATGCCTTTACCAAACTAGCGCCGCCTCCCGGACCGCGCCAGACGGCCCAGGGATTGATACAACCGACCGACGAAGCGTTCTCCGGCTTCGTGTTCAAGATTCAGGCGAACATGGACCCGCAGCATCGCGACCGCATGGCCTTCCTCCGCATCTGCTCCGGCCGCTTCGAAAAAGACATGATGGTCCATCACGCCAGGCTGGGCCGCAAGATCCGGATGACACGCCCCCATCGCCTGTTCGGCCGCGACCGCGAAACGATCGACGAAGCCTACCCCGGCGATGTCGTCGGGTTGGTAAACCCCGGCCTGTTCACGATCGGCGATACCCTGACCTCCGATCCCGCGCTGACCTTCGATCCGATTCCGCACTTTGCGCCGGAATGTTTCGGCCTGTTGCGCACACAGGATATTTCGAAGCACAAGCAGTTTCAGAAGGGGCTCAAGCAGCTGGAAGAAGAAGGGGTCATGCAGATCTTTTATTCACCGGACCACGTGCGCCGCGAACCGGTGCTGGCCGCGGTGGGTGAATTGCAGTTCGACGTCGTGATGTCTCGCCTGGAGAATGAGTATGGGGTAAAGACATCCGTGGAGCGCCTGCCCCATGCGCTGGCCCGCTGGATCGTCGGTGATCCCGCCACGATTTCGGCCGTCTACTGGCCGTCCGACACCATCCGGCTCGTCGACCAGCAAGGCCGCGGCGTCATGTTGTTCACCACCGAACACCTGCTGGCCTATTGCATCAAATCGAACCCGTCGATCAAGTTTCTGTTGAGGGAAGAAGTCGAGCAGACCTCGGCACAATAG
- a CDS encoding DUF3427 domain-containing protein, translating into MQLPDGLYDQLITESVAQLIAGLPDSSGHTCSILPLEEVSERIADALARQVTRLLDELGGQGAEKAKRQLDLVNALLVHLRQQAAGGVDPLVEPPQILRAIHSIGAAPEAPATGLAIPWLFTAGKGYPSLLTELRREIACCDQVDILVSFITVAGVRKLFDILQTATAVSAVGQPRTRLRILTTTYTGATEMEALDYFARLPGCEIKVSLDGRRTRLHAKAWIFHRKTRFGSAYVGSANLSGSALLGGLEWTVKFTEQGQAGLFARAKAHFETLWNDGEFQQYDAANPEHRSELSRALKREAGDQICASTTFFDLQPKDYQKDMLEQLTLEREHGRFRNLIVAATGTGKTVVAAFDYRAACQAMGGRPRLLFVAHRQEILMQARRTYREVLRDHSFGEMLGGGSEPQSYDHLFATIDSVCARDLVARCGPDYWNTVVVDECHRLAADRFDMFAKAVFPKVMLGLTATPERSDGKPIFSYFDNRPDGSPAVELRLWHALDLQLLSPFEYYGCDDDTDFSEVPWDKPGEREVIDNLVTGNDTRARLIVNEWQRLTGNPRRSKALVFCVSVAHAEFMARKFNEAGLPSLCIVGSTDADARRQGPERLARGELCALVTCDLYNEGVDLPSVDTLLLLRPTQSPVLFQQQIGRGLRLHEGKQSCLILDFVGRYREEFRFDRLLSAITGLSRGQLSESVEKGFSSLSPGCLIQLQQFTKEQILRNLRTAMNQSWRRLRGELQSYAALRGRTAVNLGDFLREQTVQLHEIYRSHGRSGWTALRRDAELITTPEGPEDEYLGRRFSELLHCNDPEQTDLVVRISEPTVQYHTLSDRERCRLQMLAYQIDGQHHQAGTGEAFLARLSQAPEIHAELGELGGVLRAKGTLRFRPVPGLTDVPLCLHASYGIREILTAVGWLTAEKRIPFQAGVLPLQNRKVELLFVTLDKSEGFHDRIAYRDYAISSERFHWQSQNSAGPDTPAGRRYLESPGNGWSFQLFVRRSKGDPYRACGPVMIEKAEGEKPMSIEWKLGVLLPVHLFQEFSILREQ; encoded by the coding sequence ATGCAATTACCCGATGGGCTCTACGACCAGCTAATTACTGAATCGGTGGCGCAGTTAATTGCTGGCCTTCCAGACTCGTCTGGGCACACCTGTTCAATACTACCTTTGGAAGAAGTATCAGAGCGAATCGCGGACGCTCTCGCCAGACAAGTGACGCGGTTGCTGGATGAACTCGGCGGGCAGGGGGCAGAGAAGGCAAAACGACAGCTCGATCTCGTGAACGCACTGCTGGTTCACCTTAGGCAGCAGGCCGCAGGAGGTGTGGACCCGCTGGTCGAGCCACCTCAGATACTCCGAGCCATTCATAGCATCGGAGCTGCACCGGAAGCTCCAGCGACCGGACTCGCTATCCCTTGGCTGTTTACTGCGGGCAAAGGTTACCCATCCCTTCTGACAGAGCTTCGCCGTGAGATCGCTTGCTGCGACCAAGTGGACATCTTGGTGAGCTTCATCACAGTGGCGGGAGTTCGAAAGTTGTTCGACATTCTCCAGACGGCTACAGCCGTGAGCGCTGTGGGCCAGCCCCGAACGCGACTCCGAATCCTCACGACCACATACACTGGTGCGACTGAGATGGAAGCGCTGGATTATTTCGCACGCTTGCCAGGCTGCGAAATCAAGGTTTCCCTCGATGGAAGACGGACACGTCTCCACGCAAAAGCATGGATATTTCATCGCAAAACGAGGTTTGGCTCGGCCTATGTCGGCAGTGCCAATCTATCAGGCTCGGCGCTGCTCGGAGGACTGGAGTGGACGGTCAAATTCACGGAGCAAGGGCAGGCTGGGCTATTTGCTCGCGCGAAGGCGCACTTCGAGACACTTTGGAACGACGGTGAATTCCAGCAATACGATGCGGCAAACCCGGAGCATCGCTCTGAACTCTCGCGCGCCCTTAAGCGGGAGGCGGGTGACCAGATTTGTGCCTCAACTACATTCTTCGACCTTCAGCCCAAGGACTATCAGAAGGACATGCTGGAGCAACTCACGCTGGAGAGGGAGCATGGTAGGTTTCGCAACCTCATTGTTGCCGCGACGGGCACAGGCAAGACAGTAGTTGCGGCGTTTGACTACCGTGCAGCATGCCAAGCTATGGGCGGACGTCCCCGGTTGTTATTCGTCGCCCATCGTCAAGAGATTCTGATGCAAGCTCGGCGAACTTATCGCGAGGTGCTGCGTGACCATTCCTTTGGTGAGATGTTGGGGGGTGGTTCTGAGCCGCAGAGCTACGACCACCTATTCGCCACCATCGACAGTGTGTGTGCACGCGACCTGGTCGCAAGATGCGGACCCGATTATTGGAACACAGTCGTGGTTGATGAATGTCACCGGTTGGCGGCGGACCGTTTCGATATGTTCGCGAAAGCGGTTTTCCCCAAGGTGATGCTCGGCCTAACTGCCACACCGGAACGTTCAGATGGGAAACCAATCTTTTCCTACTTCGACAATCGCCCCGATGGTTCGCCTGCCGTTGAGTTACGCCTCTGGCATGCGCTGGACCTCCAACTACTCAGCCCGTTCGAGTATTACGGCTGCGACGATGACACCGACTTTTCGGAAGTGCCTTGGGACAAACCTGGTGAGCGAGAAGTCATTGATAACCTCGTGACGGGGAATGACACCCGTGCGAGACTCATCGTTAACGAATGGCAGCGACTGACTGGCAACCCCAGACGGAGCAAGGCCCTTGTCTTCTGCGTGAGCGTGGCACATGCTGAATTCATGGCGCGCAAGTTTAACGAGGCCGGGCTGCCTTCGCTCTGTATCGTTGGCTCGACCGATGCAGATGCCCGCCGCCAAGGGCCAGAACGGTTAGCGCGTGGAGAACTCTGTGCACTCGTGACGTGCGACCTCTACAACGAGGGCGTAGACCTGCCTTCGGTTGACACACTGTTGTTGCTTCGCCCCACACAAAGCCCCGTGCTCTTTCAGCAGCAGATTGGACGTGGATTGCGTCTTCATGAGGGCAAGCAAAGCTGTCTTATCTTGGACTTTGTCGGCCGATACCGCGAAGAGTTTCGGTTCGACCGTTTGCTTTCGGCGATTACCGGACTATCGCGCGGCCAGTTGAGTGAATCAGTGGAGAAGGGATTTAGTTCGCTTTCACCTGGCTGCCTCATTCAGCTGCAACAATTCACTAAAGAGCAGATCCTTCGGAATCTGCGGACCGCCATGAACCAATCGTGGCGACGACTTCGCGGGGAGCTTCAGAGTTATGCTGCCCTCCGTGGACGGACGGCTGTCAATCTCGGGGATTTCCTGCGCGAGCAGACAGTACAGCTCCATGAAATTTATCGCAGCCATGGCCGTAGTGGCTGGACTGCCTTGCGGCGCGACGCGGAGCTAATAACCACACCTGAAGGTCCAGAGGACGAATATTTGGGCCGCCGCTTCTCGGAACTGTTGCACTGCAATGACCCCGAACAAACGGACCTTGTTGTTCGCATCAGCGAACCTACCGTGCAATATCATACCCTCAGTGACCGCGAGCGTTGTCGACTTCAAATGCTCGCATATCAGATCGACGGCCAGCATCACCAGGCAGGTACTGGCGAAGCCTTCCTCGCCAGACTCTCACAGGCGCCAGAAATCCACGCTGAACTTGGCGAACTGGGTGGGGTTCTTCGGGCGAAAGGCACTCTACGCTTCCGCCCGGTACCGGGGCTAACCGATGTGCCGTTGTGCCTTCACGCAAGCTACGGCATTCGTGAAATACTAACCGCAGTCGGTTGGCTGACCGCAGAAAAGAGAATTCCCTTCCAAGCGGGTGTACTTCCCCTGCAAAACCGGAAGGTGGAACTGCTGTTTGTTACTCTCGACAAGTCAGAGGGTTTCCACGATCGAATCGCCTACCGTGATTACGCCATCAGCAGTGAACGATTTCACTGGCAAAGCCAGAATTCAGCCGGGCCTGATACGCCAGCCGGTCGGCGTTATCTTGAGAGCCCCGGAAATGGCTGGTCATTCCAACTCTTCGTCCGTCGAAGCAAAGGGGATCCCTATCGGGCTTGTGGTCCGGTGATGATCGAGAAGGCAGAAGGAGAAAAACCGATGTCCATAGAATGGAAACTCGGGGTACTGCTTCCGGTCCATCTGTTTCAAGAATTCAGCATCCTCAGGGAGCAGTAA
- a CDS encoding VF530 family DNA-binding protein gives MTTSHPRDPLHGVTLETIVTTLVERHGWPELARRLPVRCFLNNPSVKSSLTFLRKTPWARERVEGMYIAELP, from the coding sequence ATGACTACTTCCCATCCCCGCGATCCTTTACACGGTGTGACGCTGGAGACCATTGTGACGACCCTGGTTGAACGCCACGGGTGGCCTGAGTTAGCGCGTCGTCTTCCGGTACGTTGTTTCCTCAACAATCCGAGCGTCAAATCGAGCCTCACATTTCTCCGCAAGACGCCTTGGGCGCGCGAGCGGGTGGAGGGGATGTATATCGCGGAACTGCCCTGA
- a CDS encoding YaeQ family protein yields MAPNATIFKALLHIADVERHYYEDHTVTLAQHPSETDERMMVRLLAFAMHAHEALSFGRGLSTEDEPALWQKDLTGLIELWIEVGLPDEKALRQACGRAKQVCVYSYGGRAADQWWKENLAALERLKNLTVMNLSLEGSRALAELAQRNMELHCTIQDGQLLIGDGTNAVQIELMTLKEA; encoded by the coding sequence ATGGCCCCGAACGCGACGATCTTCAAGGCCCTCCTCCACATCGCCGATGTGGAGCGCCACTATTACGAAGATCATACAGTGACCCTTGCGCAGCATCCGTCGGAAACCGACGAGCGGATGATGGTGCGTTTGCTGGCCTTTGCAATGCATGCACATGAGGCCTTGTCGTTCGGTCGCGGGCTCAGCACTGAAGATGAGCCCGCGCTCTGGCAAAAGGATTTGACCGGTCTCATCGAGTTGTGGATCGAGGTGGGCCTGCCGGATGAAAAGGCTCTCCGCCAGGCCTGCGGTCGCGCCAAACAGGTCTGCGTCTACAGCTATGGCGGTCGTGCTGCGGACCAATGGTGGAAAGAGAATCTGGCTGCGCTTGAGCGGTTGAAGAATCTCACCGTGATGAACCTCTCGCTGGAGGGAAGCCGGGCTCTGGCCGAGCTTGCGCAGCGCAACATGGAACTGCATTGCACCATTCAAGACGGGCAGCTGTTGATCGGCGACGGGACGAATGCCGTGCAGATTGAATTGATGACCCTGAAGGAAGCGTGA
- a CDS encoding translation initiation factor, with translation MNKKRIPTDGEPVPWKSPFAALKNVELPPTPPRDKTERPAMASSSQAKNRGRVDIIRQTAHRGGKTVTVVTGFAGIGQEEKEQLAKEMQKACGVGGTVKEGRIEIQGDRRNDVARILTKAGFRPVFAGG, from the coding sequence ATGAACAAGAAACGTATTCCCACAGACGGTGAGCCGGTCCCGTGGAAGAGTCCGTTTGCGGCGTTGAAGAATGTGGAGCTGCCGCCGACTCCACCGCGAGACAAGACGGAACGCCCCGCCATGGCTTCCTCAAGCCAAGCGAAGAACCGTGGCCGGGTAGATATCATCCGGCAAACCGCGCATCGCGGCGGCAAGACGGTGACGGTCGTCACGGGATTTGCCGGTATCGGTCAGGAGGAGAAAGAGCAACTGGCGAAAGAAATGCAGAAGGCCTGCGGCGTCGGGGGCACGGTGAAGGAAGGGCGGATCGAAATCCAAGGCGATAGGCGCAATGACGTGGCGCGCATTCTGACGAAAGCCGGCTTCCGGCCGGTCTTTGCCGGCGGGTGA